In the genome of Plasmodium chabaudi chabaudi strain AS genome assembly, chromosome: 6, one region contains:
- a CDS encoding protein CPH1, putative, protein MEFPNDVWFNNKTYQIENLYRKNHSIHYYLKKNDIVTALAEIRKGVSPFVKDECNRTSLDIAIVLFMRKFNEFIFTSLIIDYLYKTKSKSEEIQYVYNCKGILEKYDNKTDYNGYDIFHKCDNKHMDNIGMRKNGNCKMTNVNDQDANFINSILLEKKIKYNSLIIKDYNNIEDIPNETYSNKNIFFSFQKILILNLSKNMKAQLNEILRQARALLFFIKTLSKNIILKKSAKNVIKEEIEKLPFPYFYNVAIHTLFKFFSPERVKVKKKKKKNSQIDEQNNYSSDSNNSSGKGGHNAINTWDIKNPADSRKLVTKILTNQLIGNEIIIFIGTFFSYFSNLVFIFGEKIFHTNLITSQYLLHMSFTLDNEYLFNVIINKNNIFNQAQIFDWNKLIDSLLPQKDLMQGYYKPLIYAKLCKSFLDKVKKFYQNKKKKKNAKKIQKDNLQNEQIISHQIPNLPYIRPSSIRKTINTLKK, encoded by the coding sequence ATGGAATTTCCGAACGATGTCTGGTTCAACAACAAGACATACCAAATAGAAAACCTATACAGAAAAAATCATAGTatccattattatttaaaaaaaaatgatatagtTACAGCCTTAGCTGAAATAAGAAAGGGGGTATCTCCTTTTGTAAAAGATGAATGCAATAGAACATCACTAGATATAGCGATCGTATTATTTATGAGAAAGTTTAacgaatttatttttacctCTCTTATTAtagattatttatataagaCTAAGAGCAAAAGTGAAGAAATacaatatgtatataattgtaaAGGTATATTGGAAAAATATGACAATAAGACAGATTATAATggatatgatatatttcataaatgTGATAACAAACATATGGATAATATAGGTATGCGAAAAAATGGCAATTGTAAAATGACAAATGTGAATGACCAGGATgctaattttataaattccatacttttggaaaaaaaaataaaatataattcccTCATTATAAAggattataataatattgaagATATACCTAATGAAACATAttctaataaaaatatttttttttcatttcaaaaaatattaattttaaatttaagtaaaaatatgaaagcACAATTAAACGAAATTTTAAGACAAGCCAGAgctcttttattttttattaaaaccctaagcaaaaatattatattaaaaaaatctgcaaaaaatgtaattaaAGAAGAAATTGAAAAGTTACCTTTCCCCTATTTTTACAATGTAGCTATTCACACACtttttaagtttttttCGCCTGAACGTGTTAAggtaaaaaagaaaaaaaagaaaaacagCCAAATAGACGAACAAAACAATTACAGTAGTGATAGTAACAACTCCAGTGGTAAGGGTGGACACAATGCAATAAATACATGGGATATAAAAAACCCAGCAGATTCCAGAAAATTAGTTACTAAAATACTTACAAATCAATTAATAGGAAATgaaattatcatatttataggaacatttttttcatatttttctaatttagtttttatatttggagaaaaaatatttcacacaaatttaataacaTCGCAATATTTACTTCATATGTCTTTTACTTTAgataatgaatatttatttaatgtaataattaataaaaataatatttttaatcaaGCTCAAATATTTGATTGGAATAAATTAATCGACTCTTTGTTACCCCAAAAAGATCTTATGCAAGGATATTATAAACCTTTAATTTATGCTAAGCTATGCAAATCTTTTTTAGATAAAGTAAAGAagttttatcaaaataaaaagaaaaagaaaaatgcaaagaaaatacaaaaagaTAATTTACAAAACGAACAAATTATATCCCATCAAATTCCCAATCTCCCATATATAAGGCCATCCTCAATACGTAAAACCATCAACactttgaaaaaataa